In one window of Porites lutea chromosome 8, jaPorLute2.1, whole genome shotgun sequence DNA:
- the LOC140946262 gene encoding melatonin receptor type 1A-like codes for MYNCRGFSEKLVLCKRVVVTERLLANMSNVTSQNVLEIRTLAELLSSRQNATVVVEALLSVILNIAALFLNCVLCWAAYKNHRLRRMTSVYVLVLALTDLLTAGLVMPFMCDVSIYGEWRYSWFACQFQAFCCVVLAYIAQLMFPLTAINRYVRVLRPRIYSKLFVRKYTLLSIIIVSLCAVIAPLPYLLRGHTFTFHPGMMICFYAIENSREKQSIYRIVFFTILPMVIVAFCYFRIYNSVKKHSKMVHNVRTDLRRNTNDSIAMETKVHRLGNVPDVTVTSISSNRLSLDDILMTKTLFAIIFAFFVCWTPLYIITAIDIANGAFDLPRQAYFFATYLVGLSSIINPLIFGYMNATFREECKMLIKAMELKRPLQVRAVDN; via the coding sequence ATGTATAACTGCAGGGGATTCAGTGAAAAGTTAGTACTTTGTAAACGCGTTGTTGTGACAGAACGTCTTTTGGCAAACATGTCAAATGTTACGTCGCAAAACGTGTTAGAGATTCGCACCCTAGCGGAACTTCTTTCAAGTCGACAAAACGCTACCGTGGTTGTCGAAGCGTTACTTAGTGTGATTTTAAATATAGCAGCCTTGTTTTTGAACTGCGTCCTGTGCTGGGCGGCTTACAAGAACCATCGTCTTCGACGAATGACAAGTGTTTATGTCCTCGTACTCGCTCTTACCGATCTCCTCACGGCTGGGCTGGTGATGCCGTTTATGTGTGATGTCAGCATTTACGGAGAGTGGAGGTACTCTTGGTTCGCTTGTCAATTCCAAGCATTTTGTTGCGTCGTGTTAGCTTACATCGCTCAACTTATGTTCCCACTGACGGCTATCAATCGCTACGTTCGGGTACTGCGTCCTCGGATTTATTCGAAGCTTTTCGTAAGGAAATATACCTTGCTGTCAATCATCATCGTGTCACTTTGTGCAGTCATTGCTCCGTTGCCTTACCTTCTTAGAGGCCATACTTTCACTTTTCATCCAGGAATGATGATCTGTTTTTATGCCATCGAAAATTCTAGAGAAAAACAATCAATTTATAgaattgttttctttacaaTCTTACCCATGGTAATCGTCGCTTTTTGCTATTTTCGAATATACAACTCCGTCAAAAAGCACTCAAAAATGGTGCACAACGTCAGAACAGACCTCCGCCGCAACACGAACGATTCTATTGCCATGGAAACTAAAGTCCATCGCCTTGGCAATGTGCCAGATGTGACAGTCACTTCTATATCAAGCAATAGGCTGTCACTTGACGATATTTTGATGACAAAAACATTGTTTGctattatttttgctttctttgtatGCTGGACCCCTCTTTATATCATTACAGCTATAGATATAGCGAACGGAGCATTTGATCTTCCTAGGCAAGCATACTTTTTTGCCACGTACCTAGTTGGGCTAAGTAGTATTATCAACCCTCTGATATTCGGATACATGAACGCTACGTTCAGGGAAGAATGCAAAATGCTCATAAAAGCCATGGAATTGAAGAGGCCTCTTCAAGTAAGAGCGGTCGATAATTAA